Sequence from the Zeugodacus cucurbitae isolate PBARC_wt_2022May chromosome 5, idZeuCucr1.2, whole genome shotgun sequence genome:
aattgaattatttgtttGCTGCTGTTTCACTTTATACTTGGAAAAATCTCTTTCATACActcttattgttttttcttttcgtttATATTAATTTGCATCAATACACAGCATTTTAATACCCCGACGaagtttcaagaatttttttcttttgggtTGGGTTAACAGTGGGGCTTGGGCGCTGCTCCTCCGCTGCTGTTCACCGAAGGCGTTGCTCGCGTCGGAGCATGTTTTTTAGCTAAAAGTAGCGACGTTTTCAATTTTCCTCTTCACATATAACTCAGATCGTATACGAAATGTTTATCTTATTGCCtagatttaataaaaactgtttttcttattgtttaCAAGTACttttttactaattaattactggaaaaaatacgCAGACAGCGAAAAAGCAGCAAGACTATTTGACATTCCGAATTTGAGTTCCACTCGTGTGGATGACGAGTATACTTCGTGCATTGCCCTGGCAGCAGTGTTGGAATTTATTATGTaccaaaacataataataatttgtattcgTTTTTTTGGACTTTAATGTGTCAATGCTCAAATATGcaaattctaatatttataaaaagatctttttctttatatattttattgtcggAATATTTACGAATTTCTACAATCGTTGTTCAGCACAAGTTCCACACTTTCGGAGTCTTGTGATTTGCAATTGTCAATACAAACTTTTATGAATATGCTatgatatttcaataaatatatacatttaaatattatttagtttatattatttgtaatgaattttttagtataattttgttattattagctaaaataatgaaaagtaCCTATACAGTTACGTTGCAAGCACAGTTAAGCAAATGCGACTCTGTGTGCTTTTCGAAATCGAACGggactttaaaataaattggcaaattttggtttttatttgcttttcattGCAACAAATGGTGCAAAAAAGTTGGTCTTAGTTCAATTGTTTTGATAGTGATTAAATTAGGATACAATTGCATTAAtttcgcaattatttatattcaataaacAGTGAATATTTATTAGGAGTTATAATTGTATAATTCTATATTTTGGTATGTTTTCTATTGTTAGCGcgtggaaattttttttcaacaagcacaacaacaaaccaacAGATTGCAATTCTTATTAGATGCAAAATAATTGACAGGACACCAATCAGATTGGTGCTTGTaatgttttttggaaaaatataatgcaaaatattttagacgtgaataatttataaattttattcccTATATAGTTTGTGGGCTGTGACTGTGACCGGTAGAAAAAAACCGTAAATATGGGAGTACCAAAATTTTTTCGCTACATCAGCGAACGTTACCCTTGCCTAAGTGAGTTGGCAAGAGAGCAATGTGTAAGTGTTAAATTTACAGTATTTTAacgtaattattaaaaattgtttttgtgtttctcCATTAGATTCCGGAATTTGACAATCTTTATCTGGATATGAACGgaattatacatacatgttcACATCCTGATGACAGCAACTTTCACTTTACTATAACCGAAGAAAACATGTTTAAAGACATTTTTAACTACATCGATAAGTTATTCTTTCTTATTAAACCACAAAAGTTGTTTTTTATGGCCGTTGACGGCGTAGCACCTCGCGCTAAAATGAATCAGCAGCGCAGTCGGCGTTTTCGCTCTGCCAAAGATGCTGAATTATTAGAAGCAAAAGCTAAAAGTCGCGGTGAGATGCGTGAAACTGAACGCTTTGATAGCAACTGTATCACGCCTGGCACAGAATTTATGGTGCGTCTACAGGAGGCGCTGCGCTATTTCATTAAGAGTAAAATTAGTTCGGATCCATTATGGCAAAAGTGCCGTGTTATACTGAGTGGACATGATGTAGGtccagttatatttttttataacgttttattttcaaatgtgtatgtgtgtgtgtacattttAGACACCCGGCGAGGGGGAACATAAAATAATGGACTACATTAGATACCTCAAATCACAAAAAGACTATGATCCGAATACGCGTCACTGCCTCTATGGATTGGATGcagatttaattattttaggaCAATGTACGCATGAGCCACATTTCGTGGTGTTGCGTGAAGAGGTGAAATTCGGACGTAAGACAAAACAAGCATCCGTGGAGGAGACGCGTTTCTTTCTACTACATTTAGGATTGTTGCGTGAATATCTCGAACTGGAATTTGacgaattaaaaaaagttgataCAAATTTTAACATATCAAATCTTATCGATGACTGGGTACTGATGGGGTTCCTTGTTGGCAATGACTTTATACCGCATTTGCCGTGTATGCATATCTCTTCGAATGCGCTGCCTTTACTATATAAAACCTACATCAAAGTTTACCCAACCCTAGGAGGTAACAGCATatccatttaaatttaaatgcgcCTATTATTACAATTCAATCTCTCATATTTAGGTAACattaatgaaaatggaaaattaaatttggagcgtttggaaaaatattttgccgAGCTCTCAAATGTAGAATACGAAATATTTCAAGAGAATCACGCAGATTTGAAATACTTTGAAGCCAAACAAACTAAAAATGGCATAGATGAAGCATTCGATTTCGATATAAGTGAGATAACGAATGAGAATCAAGACGCTGATCTGGCTGATCTAATAGAGAGCAGTAGGCAGGTGAGTGTAGTGGCaaataaagcaattttaaataatatttgctaaTAACTACTTCCATATAGTTTTTAGAAGACGAGAATGAAGATTTGTCCGATGAGGAACAGCATTTGGCCGACGAGTTCGAGACTTATAAGCGCAATTATTATATGAACAAATTGAATCAGAACGAAATGAATTGGTATACATATAATTGCGCTTTTGCCAGCcgcatacacaaatatttatttaaattaattaaattgtagtGAATCCAAGCGAAAACAGGCCATTTGTTACATTACGGCATTGCAATGGATTTTGGATTACTACTACCGTGGTGTACAATCGTGGGATTGGTATTATCCCCATCATTATGCACCATTCATCAGTGACCTGCAAAACTTTAAAGACtataatattaagtttaatttgGGTAAACCGTTCCTGCCATTCGAACAGGTAGTTAACTgcacaattgaaaaaaaaaaacgaaataaaaacataaacacaatttattgaaagctcTTGGCTGTACTACCAGCCGCTAGCAAAGACTTGTTGCCAGCGGCATATCGTGAACTAATGACCAGCACCACTAGTGAGTTGCTCGAATTTTATCCCAAAGACTTTGAAACCGACTTAAATGGCAAAAAACACGAATGGGAGGCGGTCGTACTGATACCATTTATTGATGAAGTGAGTGATTGATAATACTAtatgaaattgtatatatttatatttatatttttatatgcgcAGAAACGTTTATTAGATGCTATGAAAGCATGCGAAAAGAATCTCACACCAGCCGAAGTTAAACGCAATAGTCATGGCCCGATGCTACAATACGATTACAACCCAGAATCGCAAGGTAGCGCGCCAGGCATATTCACGTTGCGACCGTTATATAGTGTATTCTGCAACGAACAGCAGATTTGGGCTAAAGAAATCGCTGTACCGTCCGACAAGACTGTATGCGTAGAGCTGCCGAATCCCGCGCGTGCAGTCTTCTTTCCTGGTTTTCCGACTATGAAGCACTTGAAATACGACGTAggttgtgtgtatttatatagtGCATCTATTAACACCATTTATTACATAGTTCGAGTTGAAATTTGCGCGCGTGCGTGTCTTCGAACAGCCCAGTCGTAGTGAAAATCTTATTCTAAAGCCGCATTTGCGTAAAGGCTTTGATGATATTTATCATGTTGCTGAGAAGTATTTGAATCAGATCGTCTATACGGGTTGGCCACATCTAATCAAGTCCAAAGTAGTTGGTATATCCAACAAAGAGAAGTACATTGATGGCGAGGGCATAAAAGACATGGAACCAAGATTATTTCAAATACACATGAAAACCGCACAGGAACAGTAAGTGCAAGAATACAGTTACTTAATGAACTCATTTAAATTATCtgtgttttttaattacatGTTTGCCTCTCTTCTCTCTTTAGTCTCAGCACACGTATGGGCATAGAATTTGAAGACTTTGCGGTCTTGGTGCATGTGCGCGTGCACGTAGGCACCACTTGCACTTGTGGCAATCAAGGCAAGATCATCATCAACGATGCTTGGGGGCATTCAGTGACCGCCTATCCAGCGCAGGTTAGTTTGAAACACTTCTTTTGTTGctaaatattgattttgatgTACCGTTATGACAGGCTGTGGTGTCTGAGATATCCGTACAAAAAAGTGTGGCGACGCAGCCCAAAAAGGTGGAAAACTTATTCCCTACCGATAGCACAGTGTTCTTCTTGGGCAGTCCATACTTTGGCAGTGAAGGCACTGTACTTAATCCCATGTTAGTGTATGAATGTGGGCGTTTGAAAGGTAAACAGTTCTTTTTTGATGTTTATGGAAttaatttaacacatttaattaCAGTAAACATAACAGTGCTGCCGGAGCCTGACTTCACGGCCGCCCGTTTATTGCAACATAAACTGGAACGTGACTACATAAATTCCTTCCAAGCTGCCGCCATAATTGGTTTGCAAATGCGTTGTCTTGGCCGTGTGACTGGCACGATTCTGGTGGTAGCGGGTGCTAAGCGCAAGGAGTTGCCAGAAAATGTCTCTAAAGTCAATATTGGCTTGCAACTGAAATTTCCCaaacaggtgtgtgtgtgtgtgtgtaatataattccaataattttcaatatcttcaattacttgcaattttaatttacagCAAGAAGAGCGTGCCGGCTATTGCCGTCGTATAAACAATCAGTGGTACTATTCCTCAAAGGCCATAACGCTTGTGCAAGAGTATTACAAAAACTATCCAATGGTGTTTGATTATTTAAGTCGTTCCTCAGAACGCaatgaattttgttttgaaGAAGATCTATTTCCCGAAGAGGTGGGTGAACGTAGATTAGATGAAATTATTACGTGGCTGAAGAGCCAAGAACATGTAAAGGCAGATAGACGTTTGTGTGGCTCACAAACAATGGAGAAGGAGGCGGTAGAGAGCGTACTCGACTCTATCGAACAATTGAAGGTAGTTGGGGATATTTAAtgcgttttataattttttttacttaattttttttttatttaatatgtttttttatttcttcttttaatttttttttgtatttttttttaattttttttttttaattttttttttttttaatttttttatgttttatttttgtatttattttattttgttttttttttattttattttttttttttttaatttattttttatttttttttttatttattttttatttttttttttaattaattttttatttttcttttaaattttttttttttattattgttcgtattttatttttttcaattcctgAATTTGTCCattattttaatgcatttatttttagacATTACCCGTGAAGACTGTAAAGCTGCAAGTGAAGCCACATTTGCTGCTCAAACCTGACGTAACGCTGGCAAATATGTACAAGCCAAAGCGTACTGTGAAACTGTTcgatcgtgttgttgttgtaaagaccACCTACATGGTAGGGCAAGCATTACTCAGTTACTGATAAACAGTTACACTTTCTAAACTGTGTATTCTTATAATCCAATAGGTGCCACTAGGTGCGAAGGGTACCGTTATCGGTGTGTATCCGATAACCGATCCGAATCCCGTACGCATGGAATGTGTAAAGTCCGTAGACATATTCTATGAGATACTCTTCGATAAGCATCTGCCGAGTGGCAACGATGTGTACGGTATTGCCGAAGAGCGTGTTTATAGGGTATCGGAATCGGCGTTGTTGCTGATTTTCGCACAAGGtaactttttgttatttttgttgttgttgtatttcactttttttctctCACCATTTTGTTAGATAATAAACAAAACGAAATGCAAGATGCGAAGCTGAGTCAATTTGCAAACGATGATCGGAGTGTGCCGAGCAATCACAATGGTTTTGcgcaaacgcaacaacaacaacaacagaagcagcagcaacaacaacaaccaccaacaCAACAAAGTGCACCGAACTATTCCAATAATGGGccgagcagcagcaacaatgcaAAAATTAGCATTCTCCAACCCCGTGCAGAGCCGTCTTCTAAAGCCTTGTTGCCGGCACAAAACAGTTATAAACGTCCAGGCGGTGGTGGCGCTGCAATCGATCTCGATGACTTCTGGATGCCAGCGGCGGAGACAAAAGTGAAACACACCGTCGCGAAAGACATGTCTATGGCCAATGTTAAAGTGAGCAATGTGGAGAAAAGGAATGGTAAAATCCAGATCAAAGTAATCGATTCAACGACAAAAACAGAAGAGACAACTCCGCATGAGACGGTGAAAT
This genomic interval carries:
- the LOC105211749 gene encoding 5'-3' exoribonuclease 1 isoform X1 — encoded protein: MGVPKFFRYISERYPCLSELAREQCIPEFDNLYLDMNGIIHTCSHPDDSNFHFTITEENMFKDIFNYIDKLFFLIKPQKLFFMAVDGVAPRAKMNQQRSRRFRSAKDAELLEAKAKSRGEMRETERFDSNCITPGTEFMVRLQEALRYFIKSKISSDPLWQKCRVILSGHDTPGEGEHKIMDYIRYLKSQKDYDPNTRHCLYGLDADLIILGQCTHEPHFVVLREEVKFGRKTKQASVEETRFFLLHLGLLREYLELEFDELKKVDTNFNISNLIDDWVLMGFLVGNDFIPHLPCMHISSNALPLLYKTYIKVYPTLGGNINENGKLNLERLEKYFAELSNVEYEIFQENHADLKYFEAKQTKNGIDEAFDFDISEITNENQDADLADLIESSRQFLEDENEDLSDEEQHLADEFETYKRNYYMNKLNQNEMNCESKRKQAICYITALQWILDYYYRGVQSWDWYYPHHYAPFISDLQNFKDYNIKFNLGKPFLPFEQLLAVLPAASKDLLPAAYRELMTSTTSELLEFYPKDFETDLNGKKHEWEAVVLIPFIDEKRLLDAMKACEKNLTPAEVKRNSHGPMLQYDYNPESQGSAPGIFTLRPLYSVFCNEQQIWAKEIAVPSDKTVCVELPNPARAVFFPGFPTMKHLKYDFELKFARVRVFEQPSRSENLILKPHLRKGFDDIYHVAEKYLNQIVYTGWPHLIKSKVVGISNKEKYIDGEGIKDMEPRLFQIHMKTAQEHLSTRMGIEFEDFAVLVHVRVHVGTTCTCGNQGKIIINDAWGHSVTAYPAQAVVSEISVQKSVATQPKKVENLFPTDSTVFFLGSPYFGSEGTVLNPMLVYECGRLKVNITVLPEPDFTAARLLQHKLERDYINSFQAAAIIGLQMRCLGRVTGTILVVAGAKRKELPENVSKVNIGLQLKFPKQQEERAGYCRRINNQWYYSSKAITLVQEYYKNYPMVFDYLSRSSERNEFCFEEDLFPEEVGERRLDEIITWLKSQEHVKADRRLCGSQTMEKEAVESVLDSIEQLKTLPVKTVKLQVKPHLLLKPDVTLANMYKPKRTVKLFDRVVVVKTTYMVPLGAKGTVIGVYPITDPNPVRMECVKSVDIFYEILFDKHLPSGNDVYGIAEERVYRVSESALLLIFAQDNKQNEMQDAKLSQFANDDRSVPSNHNGFAQTQQQQQQKQQQQQQPPTQQSAPNYSNNGPSSSNNAKISILQPRAEPSSKALLPAQNSYKRPGGGGAAIDLDDFWMPAAETKVKHTVAKDMSMANVKVSNVEKRNGKIQIKVIDSTTKTEETTPHETVKLDTQQEQLMKKLLLGNRTTDATATPPTKVTTNVSSATSDCQAGTQALMSLLGVGVNKAAEQPQTSEKGTPQPSKKQLPQPPAGWRNDAQQAQQVPVNKRQQYPVPNNRPLQPIFPLQQQQQPPPQLAPQSNALLPYGGGVNKLPYQPLMPPPPLQQQPYYNNMGGYFPQKLLHQPPAYPMQPPHAMPFQMIQPINERQHQQPNSTMESMNHTKSAFIPLQVLRGNANQQSQQHFPASPQQPTSQKERQRTVSGVKGAPMNTRKPNVQGLQQNLSKLEIKSEATSKQNQPQQEQQQPQQSNTKTTTDAKNAVGNAKAEQPRRKRSPRVPKIGARFDNAH
- the LOC105211749 gene encoding 5'-3' exoribonuclease 1 isoform X2 → MGVPKFFRYISERYPCLSELAREQCIPEFDNLYLDMNGIIHTCSHPDDSNFHFTITEENMFKDIFNYIDKLFFLIKPQKLFFMAVDGVAPRAKMNQQRSRRFRSAKDAELLEAKAKSRGEMRETERFDSNCITPGTEFMVRLQEALRYFIKSKISSDPLWQKCRVILSGHDTPGEGEHKIMDYIRYLKSQKDYDPNTRHCLYGLDADLIILGQCTHEPHFVVLREEVKFGRKTKQASVEETRFFLLHLGLLREYLELEFDELKKVDTNFNISNLIDDWVLMGFLVGNDFIPHLPCMHISSNALPLLYKTYIKVYPTLGGNINENGKLNLERLEKYFAELSNVEYEIFQENHADLKYFEAKQTKNGIDEAFDFDISEITNENQDADLADLIESSRQFLEDENEDLSDEEQHLADEFETYKRNYYMNKLNQNEMNCESKRKQAICYITALQWILDYYYRGVQSWDWYYPHHYAPFISDLQNFKDYNIKFNLGKPFLPFEQLLAVLPAASKDLLPAAYRELMTSTTSELLEFYPKDFETDLNGKKHEWEAVVLIPFIDEKRLLDAMKACEKNLTPAEVKRNSHGPMLQYDYNPESQGSAPGIFTLRPLYSVFCNEQQIWAKEIAVPSDKTVCVELPNPARAVFFPGFPTMKHLKYDFELKFARVRVFEQPSRSENLILKPHLRKGFDDIYHVAEKYLNQIVYTGWPHLIKSKVVGISNKEKYIDGEGIKDMEPRLFQIHMKTAQEHLSTRMGIEFEDFAVLVHVRVHVGTTCTCGNQGKIIINDAWGHSVTAYPAQAVVSEISVQKSVATQPKKVENLFPTDSTVFFLGSPYFGSEGTVLNPMLVYECGRLKVNITVLPEPDFTAARLLQHKLERDYINSFQAAAIIGLQMRCLGRVTGTILVVAGAKRKELPENVSKVNIGLQLKFPKQQEERAGYCRRINNQWYYSSKAITLVQEYYKNYPMVFDYLSRSSERNEFCFEEDLFPEEVGERRLDEIITWLKSQEHVKADRRLCGSQTMEKEAVESVLDSIEQLKTLPVKTVKLQVKPHLLLKPDVTLANMYKPKRTVKLFDRVVVVKTTYMVPLGAKGTVIGVYPITDPNPVRMECVKSVDIFYEILFDKHLPSGNDVYGIAEERVYRVSESALLLIFAQDNKQNEMQDAKLSQFANDDRSVPSNHNGFAQTQQQQQQKQQQQQQPPTQQSAPNYSNNGPSSSNNAKISILQPRAEPSSKALLPAQNSYKRPGGGGAAIDLDDFWMPAAETKVKHTVAKDMSMANVKVSNVEKRNGKIQIKVIDSTTKTEETTPHETVKLDTQQEQLMKKLLLGNRTTDATATPPTKVTTNVSSATSDCQAGTQALMSLLGVGVNKAAEQPQTSEKGTPQPSKKQLPQPPAGWRNDAQQAQQVPVNKRQQYPVPNNRPLQPIFPLQQQQQPPPQLAPQSNALLPYGGGVNKLPYQPLMPPPPLQQQPYYNNMGGYFPQKLLHQPPAYPMQPPHAMPFQMIQPINERQHQQPNSTMESMNHTKSAFIPLQVLRGNANQQSQQHFPASPQQPTSQKERQRTVSGVKGAPMNTRKPNVQGLQQNLSKLEIKSEATSKQNQPQQEQQQPQQSNTKTTTDAKNAVGNAKAEPRRKRSPRVPKIGARFDNAH
- the LOC105211749 gene encoding 5'-3' exoribonuclease 1 isoform X3 translates to MGVPKFFRYISERYPCLSELAREQCIPEFDNLYLDMNGIIHTCSHPDDSNFHFTITEENMFKDIFNYIDKLFFLIKPQKLFFMAVDGVAPRAKMNQQRSRRFRSAKDAELLEAKAKSRGEMRETERFDSNCITPGTEFMVRLQEALRYFIKSKISSDPLWQKCRVILSGHDTPGEGEHKIMDYIRYLKSQKDYDPNTRHCLYGLDADLIILGQCTHEPHFVVLREEVKFGRKTKQASVEETRFFLLHLGLLREYLELEFDELKKVDTNFNISNLIDDWVLMGFLVGNDFIPHLPCMHISSNALPLLYKTYIKVYPTLGGNINENGKLNLERLEKYFAELSNVEYEIFQENHADLKYFEAKQTKNGIDEAFDFDISEITNENQDADLADLIESSRQFLEDENEDLSDEEQHLADEFETYKRNYYMNKLNQNEMNCESKRKQAICYITALQWILDYYYRGVQSWDWYYPHHYAPFISDLQNFKDYNIKFNLGKPFLPFEQLLAVLPAASKDLLPAAYRELMTSTTSELLEFYPKDFETDLNGKKHEWEAVVLIPFIDEKRLLDAMKACEKNLTPAEVKRNSHGPMLQYDYNPESQGSAPGIFTLRPLYSVFCNEQQIWAKEIAVPSDKTVCVELPNPARAVFFPGFPTMKHLKYDFELKFARVRVFEQPSRSENLILKPHLRKGFDDIYHVAEKYLNQIVYTGWPHLIKSKVVGISNKEKYIDGEGIKDMEPRLFQIHMKTAQEHLSTRMGIEFEDFAVLVHVRVHVGTTCTCGNQGKIIINDAWGHSVTAYPAQAVVSEISVQKSVATQPKKVENLFPTDSTVFFLGSPYFGSEGTVLNPMLVYECGRLKVNITVLPEPDFTAARLLQHKLERDYINSFQAAAIIGLQMRCLGRVTGTILVVAGAKRKELPENVSKVNIGLQLKFPKQQEERAGYCRRINNQWYYSSKAITLVQEYYKNYPMVFDYLSRSSERNEFCFEEDLFPEETLPVKTVKLQVKPHLLLKPDVTLANMYKPKRTVKLFDRVVVVKTTYMVPLGAKGTVIGVYPITDPNPVRMECVKSVDIFYEILFDKHLPSGNDVYGIAEERVYRVSESALLLIFAQDNKQNEMQDAKLSQFANDDRSVPSNHNGFAQTQQQQQQKQQQQQQPPTQQSAPNYSNNGPSSSNNAKISILQPRAEPSSKALLPAQNSYKRPGGGGAAIDLDDFWMPAAETKVKHTVAKDMSMANVKVSNVEKRNGKIQIKVIDSTTKTEETTPHETVKLDTQQEQLMKKLLLGNRTTDATATPPTKVTTNVSSATSDCQAGTQALMSLLGVGVNKAAEQPQTSEKGTPQPSKKQLPQPPAGWRNDAQQAQQVPVNKRQQYPVPNNRPLQPIFPLQQQQQPPPQLAPQSNALLPYGGGVNKLPYQPLMPPPPLQQQPYYNNMGGYFPQKLLHQPPAYPMQPPHAMPFQMIQPINERQHQQPNSTMESMNHTKSAFIPLQVLRGNANQQSQQHFPASPQQPTSQKERQRTVSGVKGAPMNTRKPNVQGLQQNLSKLEIKSEATSKQNQPQQEQQQPQQSNTKTTTDAKNAVGNAKAEQPRRKRSPRVPKIGARFDNAH